One segment of Sulfobacillus thermosulfidooxidans DSM 9293 DNA contains the following:
- a CDS encoding nucleotidyltransferase family protein: MPPRVDIPEHLPISIDPNRLTILCRRYGIRELALFGSVLRDDFTSQSDIDVLYDVEPTSPIRSLFDVGRLVVDLEELLGRRVDVSNKQRLYPVLRDEILSTRRVIYAET, encoded by the coding sequence ATGCCGCCGCGCGTGGATATTCCTGAACACTTGCCGATCTCAATCGATCCTAACAGGTTGACAATCCTTTGCCGTCGCTATGGGATTCGGGAATTGGCGCTTTTCGGTTCGGTATTACGGGACGATTTTACGTCTCAGAGTGACATCGACGTGCTCTATGACGTGGAACCCACGTCACCCATCCGATCGCTGTTTGACGTGGGACGTTTGGTGGTAGACTTGGAAGAACTATTGGGCCGGCGCGTCGATGTCTCCAACAAGCAACGACTCTATCCCGTGTTGCGGGACGAAATTCTTTCGACACGGCGGGTGATTTATGCCGAAACGTGA
- a CDS encoding DUF86 domain-containing protein, whose protein sequence is MPKRDNFSALTHIEEAVQRIRRWTERISYQKFLDDEIRQSAVIRQLEIIGEATGRLTAEFLRAHPNLPWNVMKSMRNLLIHGYDEVDIDMVWTTATEDIPHIHAPLQKLISEVRNS, encoded by the coding sequence ATGCCGAAACGTGACAATTTCAGCGCGTTGACTCATATCGAGGAAGCGGTCCAACGTATCAGGCGCTGGACGGAAAGAATCTCGTACCAAAAATTTTTGGATGATGAAATCCGGCAAAGCGCCGTCATACGCCAGCTTGAAATTATCGGGGAAGCGACGGGGCGGCTGACGGCGGAATTTCTTCGTGCTCATCCTAATCTGCCATGGAATGTCATGAAAAGCATGCGCAACCTGCTCATACATGGGTACGACGAAGTCGACATCGATATGGTATGGACGACAGCCACCGAGGACATTCCCCACATTCATGCACCACTCCAGAAGCTTATATCAGAGGTGCGCAACAGCTAA